A single Endozoicomonas sp. NE40 DNA region contains:
- a CDS encoding anaerobic C4-dicarboxylate transporter produces the protein MFLVQLLVVLACILIGARIGGVGLGLMGGVGLAILSFVFGLQPTSPPIDVMLMIVAVVSAAACMQAAGGLDYLVQVAEKILRKNPKRITFMAPAVTYVFTMFAGTGHVAYSVLPVIAEVSRRTGVRPERPLSMAVIASQVGIVASPIAAATVALLGFLGDFDITLAGILSVTIPSTVIGLGLAALVTNKLGKELKDDPEFQKRMQDPAFRAKMEEESGELVTELKPGAKKSVGIFLLAAVTVVVMGAFPSLRPVFESGARMGMAHTIEIVMLCAGAAMVALCGVNVAEVTRGDVFIAGMRAVIAIFGIAWLGDTFFGAHDAMLKSGIGEMVSMYPWAFAIALFVLSVMVNSQGATTGTLMPLGVALGLPAPALIAMFPAVNGYFFVPNYGPIIASIDFDSTGTTKIGKYVFNHSFMLPGLMSIIFSVVAGFVISGIVL, from the coding sequence ATGTTTCTTGTGCAACTTCTGGTCGTTCTGGCCTGTATTCTGATTGGTGCGCGCATTGGTGGCGTTGGTCTTGGTTTGATGGGAGGGGTTGGCCTCGCTATTCTGAGCTTTGTGTTTGGTCTGCAGCCAACCAGCCCGCCGATTGACGTTATGCTGATGATCGTCGCGGTGGTGTCCGCAGCTGCCTGTATGCAGGCTGCCGGAGGTCTTGACTATCTGGTTCAGGTGGCTGAGAAGATTCTGCGTAAGAACCCTAAGCGTATCACCTTTATGGCTCCAGCGGTTACCTACGTATTCACCATGTTTGCCGGTACCGGCCATGTTGCTTACTCTGTACTGCCGGTTATCGCTGAAGTATCCCGTCGTACCGGGGTTCGTCCTGAGCGTCCTCTTTCCATGGCGGTGATTGCTTCCCAGGTGGGTATTGTTGCCAGTCCGATCGCTGCGGCTACGGTTGCACTGCTGGGTTTCCTGGGTGACTTTGATATCACTCTGGCAGGTATTCTGAGTGTTACCATCCCTTCTACTGTTATTGGTCTGGGTCTGGCGGCTCTGGTGACTAACAAGCTGGGTAAAGAGCTGAAAGATGATCCTGAATTCCAGAAGCGTATGCAGGACCCTGCTTTCCGCGCCAAAATGGAAGAGGAAAGCGGTGAGCTGGTTACAGAGCTGAAGCCGGGTGCGAAGAAGTCTGTTGGGATCTTCCTGCTGGCGGCTGTAACGGTTGTTGTTATGGGTGCCTTCCCGTCCCTGCGTCCTGTGTTTGAGTCCGGCGCAAGAATGGGTATGGCTCATACCATCGAAATTGTTATGCTGTGTGCGGGTGCAGCCATGGTGGCACTGTGTGGCGTTAATGTTGCCGAGGTAACTCGTGGTGACGTATTTATTGCGGGTATGCGTGCTGTTATTGCGATCTTCGGTATCGCGTGGCTGGGTGATACATTCTTTGGTGCTCACGATGCCATGCTGAAGTCCGGTATCGGCGAAATGGTCAGCATGTACCCATGGGCCTTTGCTATTGCCCTGTTCGTACTGTCTGTGATGGTGAACAGTCAGGGCGCGACCACAGGTACTCTGATGCCTCTGGGTGTTGCCCTGGGTCTGCCGGCTCCTGCCCTGATCGCTATGTTCCCGGCGGTAAACGGTTACTTCTTTGTACCTAACTACGGCCCGATCATTGCCTCCATCGACTTTGACAGCACGGGTACGACTAAAATCGGTAAGTATGTGTTTAACCACAGCTTTATGCTGCCGGGTCTGATGTCTATTATCTTCTCCGTGGTTGCTGGTTTTGTGATCTCTGGAATTGTGCTGTAA
- the xseA gene encoding exodeoxyribonuclease VII large subunit, with translation MHGQNLYNFSDDSFSQSSTHRPLTVTELNSRTRRMLETHFGNVRVEGELSALARPRSGHWYFTLKDSSAQIRCAMFKNRNNSLKFTPVEGMQLLLRGRVSLYEGRGDYQLIVDHMEEAGAGALQRAFEELKTKLASEGLFSAGRKRDIPTLPGHIGVVTSPTGAAIKDILAVLKRRFPAIKVTVIPAAVQGKKASGEIVNAIQLANRMPDLDVLIVGRGGGSLEDLWPFNEEPVARAIASSALPVVSAVGHEIDFTIADFVADYRAPTPSAAAEILSPDRQEWLHKLDMLNRKLNTHIQHKLQTTSQSLDNISLRLRHPGERLREHNQRLDDLEIRLQQAMTITLQNQHSNTQQLQSRLLQQSPARLVEKIRHRTEYLSENLQHQIQKKLERQNHQLQQLSGHLNVVSPLATLSRGYSIVQKGEDIIRDVNTLNPGDQITTRFSSGSASCTVDSLHPESPKA, from the coding sequence ATGCACGGTCAAAACCTATACAACTTTTCAGACGACTCATTCTCACAATCGTCAACACATCGCCCGCTGACTGTCACAGAATTGAACAGTCGTACTCGCCGCATGCTGGAAACGCATTTTGGCAATGTTCGCGTAGAAGGCGAACTCTCAGCTCTTGCACGTCCGCGCTCGGGCCACTGGTATTTCACCTTAAAAGACTCCAGTGCGCAGATACGCTGCGCCATGTTCAAAAACCGTAACAACAGCCTGAAGTTCACTCCGGTCGAAGGCATGCAACTACTGCTACGGGGACGGGTCAGCCTGTATGAGGGTCGCGGCGACTACCAGTTAATCGTAGATCATATGGAAGAAGCCGGCGCCGGAGCGCTGCAGCGGGCTTTTGAAGAGCTGAAGACAAAACTGGCCAGTGAAGGTTTGTTCAGCGCCGGGCGCAAACGAGATATCCCAACACTGCCCGGGCATATCGGGGTGGTCACTTCCCCCACCGGAGCGGCCATCAAAGATATTCTCGCCGTACTTAAACGACGCTTTCCTGCTATTAAGGTGACAGTGATACCGGCTGCCGTTCAGGGTAAAAAAGCCAGCGGGGAGATTGTGAATGCCATCCAACTGGCTAACCGGATGCCCGACCTTGATGTATTAATTGTTGGCCGGGGCGGTGGTTCTCTGGAAGACCTCTGGCCTTTCAACGAAGAACCCGTTGCCAGGGCAATAGCCAGCAGCGCACTGCCTGTTGTCAGCGCTGTCGGGCATGAAATTGATTTTACCATTGCAGACTTTGTGGCGGACTACAGAGCCCCAACGCCTTCGGCGGCTGCCGAAATTCTTAGCCCGGATCGTCAGGAATGGCTGCATAAACTGGATATGCTGAACCGCAAACTCAACACCCACATTCAGCACAAACTGCAGACGACCAGCCAGTCACTGGACAATATCAGCCTGCGCCTGCGACACCCGGGAGAGCGTTTAAGGGAACATAATCAACGACTGGACGACCTTGAAATCCGACTGCAGCAGGCCATGACCATCACCCTGCAGAACCAGCATTCAAACACTCAACAATTACAAAGCAGGCTGCTGCAGCAATCCCCTGCCAGGCTGGTTGAAAAAATCAGACATCGAACAGAGTATCTGTCTGAAAATCTTCAACACCAGATACAGAAAAAACTGGAACGCCAAAACCATCAGCTGCAACAGCTATCCGGACACCTGAACGTCGTCAGCCCTCTTGCCACCCTGTCGAGGGGTTACTCTATTGTGCAGAAAGGTGAAGACATAATAAGGGATGTGAACACACTGAACCCGGGCGACCAGATCACCACCCGCTTCAGCTCAGGCTCTGCAAGCTGCACCGTGGATTCGCTACACCCGGAAAGCCCGAAGGCCTGA
- a CDS encoding cupin domain-containing protein, with protein MNLFDNIPRSLPQEFIEVLAEGKGVTIERIVSRGHVTPEGEWYDQDRDEWVVLLTGAASLKIEGKQELIQLSPGDSLHLPAHLRHRVEWTDPDQDSLWIAVHYQQQ; from the coding sequence ATGAATCTGTTTGACAATATTCCCCGGTCATTACCACAGGAGTTTATTGAGGTTCTGGCTGAAGGCAAAGGGGTGACGATAGAGCGCATTGTTTCCAGGGGGCATGTGACGCCGGAAGGTGAGTGGTATGACCAGGACAGGGATGAGTGGGTGGTGCTGCTGACCGGGGCGGCGTCGCTGAAAATTGAAGGGAAGCAGGAACTGATTCAGTTGTCGCCCGGTGATAGCCTTCATCTGCCTGCTCATTTAAGGCATCGGGTAGAGTGGACCGACCCGGATCAGGATTCTTTGTGGATTGCGGTTCACTACCAGCAACAGTAA
- the der gene encoding ribosome biogenesis GTPase Der, translating into MVPVIALVGRPNVGKSTLFNRLTRSRDALVANVAGLTRDRKYGEGKIGASPYIVVDTGGISGDEEGIDSVMAEQSLAAIQEADIVLFLVDARAGLTAADEMIADHLRKQNKRYHLVLNKTDSIDADQAEADFAVLGFGEAFHIAAVHGRGVRGMIDDVLEENKALNPEEFDEEYETETVKARGIKIGIVGRPNVGKSTLVNRLLGEDRVVVYDQAGTTRDSVYIPYERFGQEYTLIDTAGVRRRGKVHEIAEKFSVVKTLKAIEDANVVVLVVDAREGIVEQDLHMLGFVLDAGRAVVIAVNKWDGMKEEARKRVKEELSRRLEFINFARIHMISALHGTNVGHLYESIDEAYECATRKLSTNQLTRILEDAVKIHQPPMVRNRRIKLRYCHAGAMNPPTIIIHGNQTEEVPASYKRYLENTFRKVLKIMGTPIRIEFRTSENPYEDRKREHRKNTGDGRKVTHKRRTIEVSEKKLNKKKKKVQTRRKGTS; encoded by the coding sequence ATGGTTCCTGTTATTGCTCTGGTGGGGCGTCCCAATGTGGGCAAGTCCACCCTGTTTAATCGCCTGACGCGTTCACGTGATGCGCTGGTGGCTAATGTCGCTGGCCTGACCCGTGACCGTAAATACGGTGAAGGAAAAATTGGTGCCAGTCCCTATATTGTTGTTGATACCGGTGGTATCAGTGGTGATGAGGAAGGCATTGATTCCGTTATGGCTGAGCAGTCTCTGGCGGCTATTCAGGAGGCGGATATTGTTCTGTTTCTGGTGGATGCCCGTGCGGGGCTGACAGCGGCGGATGAGATGATTGCTGATCATCTGCGCAAGCAGAACAAGCGTTATCATCTGGTACTCAACAAGACTGACAGTATTGATGCCGATCAGGCAGAAGCAGACTTTGCTGTACTGGGCTTTGGTGAAGCATTCCATATCGCTGCCGTTCACGGCCGTGGTGTGCGAGGCATGATTGATGATGTCCTGGAAGAGAACAAGGCGCTGAACCCGGAAGAGTTCGATGAAGAATACGAGACGGAAACAGTAAAAGCGCGCGGTATCAAGATTGGTATTGTCGGTCGTCCGAATGTAGGCAAGTCGACCCTCGTTAACCGCCTGCTGGGTGAAGATCGTGTGGTGGTTTATGATCAGGCGGGTACCACCCGTGACAGTGTGTACATTCCTTATGAGCGTTTTGGGCAGGAATACACCCTGATCGATACGGCCGGTGTGCGTCGTCGCGGTAAAGTGCATGAGATTGCCGAGAAGTTCTCGGTGGTCAAAACCCTGAAAGCCATCGAAGATGCCAATGTGGTTGTGCTGGTGGTGGATGCCCGCGAAGGTATTGTGGAGCAGGATCTGCACATGCTGGGCTTTGTTCTGGATGCTGGTCGCGCGGTGGTGATTGCGGTCAACAAGTGGGACGGCATGAAGGAAGAAGCCCGCAAACGGGTGAAGGAAGAGTTGTCGCGCCGCCTGGAGTTTATTAACTTCGCCCGGATTCACATGATTTCCGCACTGCATGGTACAAATGTAGGACATCTCTATGAGTCGATTGATGAAGCGTACGAGTGTGCCACCCGTAAGCTGTCCACAAACCAGCTGACCCGTATTCTGGAAGACGCAGTAAAAATTCATCAGCCGCCCATGGTTCGCAACCGCCGTATCAAGTTGCGTTACTGCCATGCGGGCGCAATGAATCCGCCAACGATTATTATCCATGGTAATCAGACGGAAGAAGTGCCGGCTTCTTACAAGCGCTATCTGGAAAATACTTTCCGCAAAGTGCTGAAAATTATGGGGACGCCTATTCGTATTGAGTTCCGTACCAGCGAGAACCCTTATGAAGACCGTAAACGTGAGCACCGGAAGAATACGGGTGACGGTCGCAAGGTGACTCATAAGCGTCGTACCATTGAGGTCAGCGAGAAAAAACTGAACAAGAAAAAGAAGAAGGTGCAAACTCGCAGAAAAGGGACTTCCTGA
- the bamB gene encoding outer membrane protein assembly factor BamB produces the protein MERFFRSLLVVTLSLGLTACGMFSKDEEEVRTPKPLTSFEASVEMKQVWSQNIGEGVRGGYEQLKPSVFGDVIYSAGAEGTITALEAETGKRVWNRKLGVQVGGGINAMQGMLLLGTLDGRVLALSAEDGSDLWETRVSSEVISVPQVSGNTVVVQSIDDTVTAINAESGQIIWAQENLQPALTLRGSSSPRIENGAVFAGFHSGEARAYRIEDGTPLWASKVALPKGSSELERMVDINASPLIVGDNVFMVSYQGNAAALDMYSGRVRWNREISSYKSMSSGFGSLYLTDQDSYVSSIDQRTGAVGWRQDQLEYRQVSAPAAYSSYVAVGDLDGYVHLLSQVDGSMAGRYKVGTAIKAQPVSAGDLLFVLDAKGKLYALDRK, from the coding sequence ATGGAAAGGTTTTTCAGATCGCTGCTGGTTGTCACCCTGTCGCTGGGTTTGACGGCCTGTGGTATGTTCTCCAAGGATGAAGAAGAGGTTCGTACCCCCAAACCGCTGACCAGTTTTGAAGCCAGTGTTGAAATGAAACAGGTCTGGTCCCAGAACATTGGTGAAGGTGTTCGTGGTGGGTATGAACAGCTGAAGCCTTCTGTTTTTGGAGATGTGATCTATTCAGCGGGCGCTGAAGGTACCATTACAGCGTTGGAGGCGGAGACCGGTAAGCGGGTCTGGAATCGCAAGCTGGGCGTTCAGGTTGGCGGTGGCATTAACGCCATGCAGGGCATGTTGCTGCTGGGTACCCTGGATGGTCGCGTGCTGGCTCTGAGCGCTGAAGATGGCAGTGATCTCTGGGAAACCCGTGTTAGCAGTGAAGTGATTTCTGTCCCTCAGGTGAGCGGCAATACGGTGGTTGTGCAAAGCATTGACGATACCGTAACCGCTATTAACGCTGAAAGCGGCCAAATAATCTGGGCGCAGGAAAATCTGCAGCCAGCTCTGACGCTCCGGGGCTCCAGTTCACCACGTATTGAAAACGGTGCTGTTTTTGCCGGTTTCCACAGTGGTGAGGCCCGGGCTTACCGTATTGAAGACGGCACACCGTTATGGGCCAGTAAAGTAGCTTTGCCGAAAGGTTCCTCTGAGCTGGAGCGTATGGTTGATATTAACGCGTCACCGCTGATTGTGGGTGATAACGTGTTTATGGTCAGCTATCAGGGCAATGCTGCCGCGCTGGATATGTACAGTGGCCGGGTGCGCTGGAATCGTGAAATTTCCAGTTACAAGTCCATGTCTTCCGGGTTTGGCTCCCTGTACCTGACGGATCAGGACAGTTATGTCAGCTCCATTGATCAGCGTACCGGTGCGGTTGGCTGGCGTCAGGATCAGCTGGAATATCGTCAGGTCAGTGCGCCGGCTGCTTATAGCAGCTATGTTGCAGTGGGTGATCTGGATGGTTATGTTCACCTGTTGTCTCAGGTGGATGGCAGTATGGCGGGTCGCTACAAGGTAGGGACAGCCATTAAGGCGCAACCGGTATCCGCTGGTGATCTGCTGTTTGTGCTGGATGCCAAAGGCAAGCTGTACGCGCTGGACAGAAAATAA
- a CDS encoding YfgM family protein, whose product MNRTDEEEIELLKRVWSEYGKPAVYGVAITMAVIFGYKAYQKHQHETASAASALYQNLLETTQAGQMAEALSEEQKTTMTHVVSNLQDDYSGTRYASFATMIQAQQQVLENDLDSARASLEWVLDNKPEAEVEQVARTRLARVILGQGDENAQVALDVLAAGKADEAFTATVEGVRGDAYVALGQLDKARAAYQKALEAARDHGESLPVLQFKLDDLAANVKEG is encoded by the coding sequence GTGAACCGTACTGACGAAGAAGAAATTGAGCTGCTTAAACGCGTCTGGTCTGAATATGGCAAGCCGGCTGTTTACGGTGTAGCCATTACCATGGCGGTTATTTTTGGCTATAAGGCTTATCAGAAGCATCAGCATGAAACCGCCTCTGCGGCTTCTGCCCTGTATCAGAATCTGCTGGAAACCACTCAGGCAGGCCAGATGGCTGAAGCCCTGTCAGAAGAACAGAAAACCACGATGACTCATGTGGTCAGCAATCTGCAGGACGACTACAGTGGTACCCGTTACGCATCGTTCGCCACCATGATTCAGGCTCAACAGCAGGTGCTGGAGAATGATCTTGACTCTGCCCGTGCTTCTCTGGAGTGGGTGCTGGACAACAAGCCTGAAGCGGAAGTAGAGCAGGTGGCCCGTACGCGTCTGGCGCGCGTTATTCTGGGGCAGGGCGATGAGAATGCGCAGGTTGCCCTGGATGTGCTGGCTGCTGGAAAAGCGGACGAGGCATTCACTGCAACCGTTGAAGGTGTGCGTGGTGACGCCTATGTTGCTCTGGGGCAGCTGGACAAGGCGCGCGCCGCCTACCAGAAAGCACTGGAGGCTGCCCGTGACCACGGTGAGTCCCTGCCTGTTCTGCAATTCAAACTGGACGATCTGGCAGCTAACGTAAAAGAGGGCTAA
- the hisS gene encoding histidine--tRNA ligase has translation MAKQLKAIRGMNDLLPDQSPAWQYLEGKFRQLMANYGYSEMRMPIVEPSGLFSRGIGAGTDVVEKEMYTFDDRNGESLSLRPESTASCVRAAIQHGLLYNQVQRLWTSGPMFRYERPQKGRYRQFHQFSVETFGMAGADIDAELILLTARFWKELGLTEHVRLELNSLGTLEARQNYRTALVEYLTQYESELDEDSQRRLSINPMRILDSKDARTQEIVKDAPVLQDYLDDESREHFETLKNILDAAGVNYVVNPTLVRGLDYYSRTVFEWITDSLGAQGTVCGGGRYDALVELLGGKPTPAVGFAMGQERLVLLLETLNLIPDSVNKTIDVAVVTRGEGVSGRAMPVLETIRNRLPDLRMQVNCGGGFKGQMKRAYSSGAEVALIIGEDELAAGAVTVKPLAGDEPQQTMDVNAAIEYLQAK, from the coding sequence TTGGCAAAGCAACTGAAAGCTATTCGTGGCATGAACGATCTCCTGCCAGATCAGAGTCCGGCATGGCAATATCTTGAAGGTAAATTCCGGCAGCTGATGGCTAACTACGGCTACAGCGAGATGCGCATGCCCATTGTCGAGCCCAGTGGCTTGTTCAGCCGTGGCATTGGTGCCGGTACCGATGTTGTAGAAAAAGAGATGTACACCTTTGATGATCGTAATGGTGAAAGTCTTTCATTGCGTCCTGAATCGACCGCGAGTTGTGTAAGGGCGGCGATCCAGCATGGGCTGCTTTACAATCAGGTTCAGCGACTGTGGACATCGGGTCCAATGTTTCGTTACGAGCGTCCGCAGAAAGGGCGTTATCGCCAGTTTCACCAGTTTAGTGTGGAAACCTTTGGCATGGCGGGTGCGGATATAGATGCAGAGCTGATCCTTCTTACAGCCCGCTTCTGGAAGGAACTTGGGTTGACTGAACATGTTCGGTTGGAATTGAATTCACTGGGTACGCTGGAGGCTCGCCAGAACTATCGTACCGCTCTGGTTGAGTACCTGACTCAGTATGAATCCGAACTGGATGAAGACAGCCAGCGTCGCCTGAGCATCAACCCGATGCGTATTCTCGACAGTAAAGATGCACGTACTCAGGAAATCGTTAAAGATGCGCCTGTCCTGCAGGATTATCTGGATGATGAGTCCCGCGAGCATTTTGAAACATTGAAGAATATTCTGGATGCGGCAGGTGTTAACTATGTTGTAAATCCAACCCTGGTGCGGGGGCTGGATTACTACAGTCGAACCGTGTTTGAATGGATTACAGACAGCCTGGGCGCCCAGGGAACCGTATGTGGCGGTGGTCGTTATGATGCCCTGGTGGAACTGCTGGGTGGCAAACCAACGCCCGCCGTTGGTTTTGCCATGGGGCAGGAGCGACTGGTTCTGCTGCTGGAAACCCTGAACCTGATTCCGGACAGCGTTAACAAGACCATTGATGTTGCTGTGGTCACCCGGGGTGAAGGCGTAAGCGGACGAGCCATGCCGGTGCTGGAAACCATTCGCAACCGTCTGCCTGATCTTCGTATGCAGGTGAACTGCGGTGGTGGTTTCAAGGGGCAGATGAAGCGCGCCTACAGCAGCGGCGCAGAAGTTGCCCTGATTATTGGTGAAGACGAGCTGGCAGCCGGTGCTGTCACCGTTAAGCCTCTGGCCGGTGACGAGCCTCAGCAGACCATGGACGTTAATGCAGCGATTGAGTACCTGCAGGCAAAATAA
- a CDS encoding RodZ domain-containing protein: MTTDLLETKTDTKSESLLDESAQVDAQSTHEQEREEGLQSPGERLQRFRERKGLTTEEVGEALKIPASYIDAIECSAFDKMPGLMFVRGYLRSYARLVGLDPDDIIHRFDQFTGDSGKETPRLSEGKDVEIRRQVSPVVSIGGAVSVISILLVVAFSYYYWGGGREAEVPAAAEISGTLAVPEPELTVDNLAPPVEEAASEQVGQEEQAVESVPLDEDLTAPAMSENAPGEALNNEAAQTTEQEVAGIAPVEPALPDETHLVIRFIEDCWIQVRDMAGKSLYTDVQKAGSTLDLEVPDTIQVRFGNVAGVQSVTFHGEPVEVKATEPGRNVVSLVLGSEDAG; this comes from the coding sequence ATGACTACTGACTTATTAGAAACAAAGACCGATACAAAAAGCGAAAGCCTCTTGGATGAATCCGCACAGGTCGATGCTCAGTCGACACACGAACAGGAAAGAGAAGAAGGCTTGCAATCTCCAGGCGAGCGACTGCAACGATTCCGTGAGCGGAAGGGGCTGACAACCGAAGAGGTAGGCGAGGCTCTTAAAATTCCTGCGTCGTATATTGATGCCATTGAATGCAGTGCGTTTGATAAAATGCCGGGGCTGATGTTTGTCCGGGGTTATCTTCGGAGTTATGCCCGCCTGGTGGGTCTTGATCCGGATGACATTATTCACCGGTTTGATCAGTTCACCGGGGACAGCGGTAAAGAGACACCCAGACTGTCTGAAGGAAAAGATGTAGAGATCCGTCGTCAGGTTTCTCCTGTTGTGAGTATTGGCGGTGCAGTCAGTGTTATTTCAATTCTGCTGGTGGTGGCATTCAGTTATTACTACTGGGGTGGTGGGCGTGAAGCCGAAGTCCCGGCGGCTGCTGAAATCTCAGGAACCCTGGCAGTACCTGAGCCAGAGCTTACTGTTGACAATCTGGCACCTCCGGTGGAAGAGGCAGCATCAGAACAGGTTGGTCAGGAAGAGCAGGCTGTAGAGTCCGTTCCGCTTGATGAAGACCTGACAGCGCCGGCGATGTCTGAAAATGCCCCCGGGGAAGCATTGAATAATGAGGCCGCTCAGACGACAGAGCAGGAAGTCGCGGGTATTGCCCCCGTCGAACCGGCACTGCCGGATGAGACGCATCTGGTGATTCGCTTTATTGAGGATTGCTGGATTCAGGTGCGTGATATGGCAGGCAAAAGCCTTTATACCGATGTGCAGAAAGCAGGCTCCACCCTGGATCTGGAAGTCCCTGATACCATTCAGGTTCGCTTTGGCAACGTAGCGGGTGTTCAGTCTGTGACCTTTCATGGAGAACCGGTCGAGGTGAAGGCTACTGAACCTGGCCGTAATGTGGTGAGTCTGGTGCTTGGTTCTGAAGATGCCGGTTAA
- the pilW gene encoding type IV pilus biogenesis/stability protein PilW, whose product MAAKRKLCSAFMFALLSMMLSGCVSTGGRPTDENQAVRSYIDLARGYVQQGYTENAIKPLNRALELRPGSPDVHAMFALVYQLQGEDKLAEQSFRKALSLSSGSAEIHNNYGAFLFSQNRLSEAYRQFTLAGDDVRYSQRSRVFENMGRVALQQGRRSLARQNFEKSLKLNANLPRSRLELASLLYEQGESLLAWEHYQTFVTLSSQNERSLQLGIRLARANGDNNAAARYANELQRYYSSPETGRDTRSRSSYDY is encoded by the coding sequence ATGGCTGCAAAACGGAAGCTTTGTTCAGCTTTCATGTTCGCATTGCTGAGTATGATGTTGTCGGGGTGTGTGTCCACTGGAGGCCGGCCGACGGATGAAAACCAGGCAGTCCGGAGTTATATCGATCTGGCCAGGGGGTATGTGCAGCAGGGTTATACCGAAAATGCCATCAAACCTCTGAACCGGGCTCTGGAACTTCGACCTGGCTCGCCTGATGTACATGCTATGTTTGCCCTGGTGTATCAGCTGCAGGGTGAAGACAAACTGGCTGAACAGTCGTTTCGCAAGGCGCTCTCCCTCAGTTCCGGTTCGGCAGAAATACACAATAACTATGGTGCATTTCTTTTCAGCCAGAACCGTTTGAGCGAAGCTTACCGTCAGTTTACACTGGCTGGAGATGATGTTCGCTATTCTCAGCGCAGTCGTGTTTTCGAGAATATGGGGCGGGTTGCGCTGCAACAGGGGCGACGCAGTCTTGCCCGGCAGAATTTTGAAAAATCCCTGAAACTTAATGCCAATTTGCCCAGATCCCGGCTGGAGCTGGCGTCTCTGCTGTATGAGCAGGGGGAGTCCCTTCTGGCCTGGGAGCATTACCAGACATTTGTCACACTGTCGTCGCAAAATGAGCGTAGCCTGCAGCTGGGCATCAGGCTGGCCAGAGCCAACGGCGACAACAACGCGGCAGCCCGTTATGCTAATGAGCTGCAGCGTTATTATTCCAGTCCGGAAACGGGACGGGATACCCGGAGTCGAAGCAGTTATGACTACTGA
- the rlmN gene encoding 23S rRNA (adenine(2503)-C(2))-methyltransferase RlmN — protein sequence MSETVGQSVSEVNEMAKTNLLGLSRSKMEAFFVSIGEKKFRAQQVLKWIHHERVDSFDDMTNVSKALRERLKQVAEIRGPEIVSSHFSEDGTCKWVVRVTSGSCVETVYIPEGDRGTLCVSSQAGCSLDCSFCSTGKQGFNSDLTVAEIIGQVWVAARHFGNVPARIDRRITNVVMMGMGEPLMNFDNVVDAMNLMMDDFGYGLSKRRVTLSTSGVVPMLRKLGEVTDVSLAVSLHAPNDELRNVLVPINKKYPLAQLMDAIDFYMNSLPDNRRVVTIEYTLLAGVNDQPEHAEQLIQLLKDVPCKLNLIPFNPFPHSGYERPSNNAVRRFQEKMQAAGFNTTVRKTRGDDIDAACGQLVGQVNDRTRRSQRYIEARQLEA from the coding sequence ATGTCAGAAACAGTCGGTCAGTCCGTCTCTGAAGTAAATGAAATGGCTAAAACCAACCTGCTGGGTCTGTCCCGCAGTAAGATGGAAGCCTTTTTTGTCAGCATTGGTGAAAAGAAGTTCCGCGCCCAGCAGGTACTGAAGTGGATTCACCATGAGCGTGTTGACAGCTTCGACGACATGACCAATGTCAGCAAGGCCCTGCGTGAGCGACTGAAGCAAGTCGCTGAAATTCGCGGGCCTGAAATCGTCAGCAGCCACTTTTCCGAAGACGGCACCTGCAAATGGGTCGTGAGGGTCACCAGTGGCAGCTGTGTTGAAACCGTTTATATCCCTGAAGGGGACCGTGGCACGCTGTGTGTTTCCTCTCAGGCAGGTTGTTCCCTGGACTGCAGCTTCTGTTCAACCGGCAAGCAGGGTTTTAACTCGGACCTGACTGTGGCTGAAATTATTGGTCAGGTCTGGGTGGCTGCCCGTCATTTTGGCAATGTACCTGCCAGGATAGATCGCCGTATTACCAATGTGGTGATGATGGGGATGGGCGAGCCATTGATGAACTTCGACAATGTCGTGGATGCCATGAACCTGATGATGGATGATTTTGGCTATGGCCTGTCCAAGCGTCGGGTAACCCTGAGTACTTCCGGTGTTGTGCCTATGTTGCGTAAGCTGGGCGAGGTGACGGATGTTTCACTGGCGGTGTCTCTGCATGCGCCGAACGACGAACTGCGTAATGTGCTGGTTCCCATCAACAAAAAGTACCCACTGGCTCAGTTGATGGATGCCATTGATTTTTACATGAACTCTTTGCCCGACAACCGTCGCGTAGTGACCATCGAGTACACTCTGCTGGCGGGTGTGAACGACCAGCCGGAACATGCAGAGCAACTGATTCAGCTGCTTAAAGATGTGCCATGCAAGCTGAATCTGATACCCTTTAACCCATTCCCCCATTCCGGTTATGAGCGACCCAGCAATAATGCCGTTCGCCGTTTTCAGGAGAAAATGCAGGCTGCGGGTTTCAATACAACCGTGCGCAAAACCCGGGGGGATGATATCGATGCTGCCTGTGGCCAGCTGGTGGGTCAGGTCAATGACCGTACCCGCCGGAGCCAGCGTTATATCGAAGCCAGGCAGCTGGAAGCCTAA